A single genomic interval of Pseudochaenichthys georgianus chromosome 3, fPseGeo1.2, whole genome shotgun sequence harbors:
- the LOC117465902 gene encoding LOW QUALITY PROTEIN: high choriolytic enzyme 1-like (The sequence of the model RefSeq protein was modified relative to this genomic sequence to represent the inferred CDS: deleted 5 bases in 5 codons) — protein sequence MTPSASLLLLLLLGLSQALPLQEEGIEEDEEEEVDEEDTVDITTRIFTSNNATDEILLEGDLLAPKTRNAMKCWSQSCLWKKGSRGLVTVPFTTSSQFTSSERQTITNAMNTFHSKTCLRFVPRQNQYDYISIENKGGCYSSMGRTGGRQVLSLNRQGCVHHGTVQHEINHALGFHHEQTRSDRDSYVRINWQNINPQMAYNFERHDTDNLNTPYDYSSIMHYGRTAFSIQWGKDSMTPIPNPNVQIGQRRGLSRGDIVRINKLYRC from the exons ATGACTCCCTCtgccagcctgctgctgctgctcctgcTCGGCCTCTCTCAGGCACTTCCTCTCCAGGAGGAAGGAAtcgaagaagatgaagaagaagaagtagacgAAGAGGACACTGTCGACATCACC ACCAGGATTTTTACCTCCAACAACGCCACAGATGAGATCCTGCTGGAAGGAGACCTGCTGGCTCCCAAAACCAGAAAC GCCATGAAGTGCTGGTCCCAGAGCTGCCTGTGGAAGAAAGGC TCCAGAGGCTTAGTGACGGTCCCCTTCACCACGAGCAGTCAATTCACCAGCTCGGAGAGACAGACGATCACCAACGCTATGAATACCTTC CACAGCAAGACCTGCCTCCGCTTCGTCCCCCGTCAGAACCAGTACGACTATATCAGCATTGAGAACAAGGGAGGATGTTACTCCTCTATGGGCAGAACAGGAGGCAGACAGGTGCTCTCTCTGAACAGGCAGGGCTGC GTCCACCACGGCACCGTCCAGCACGAGATCAACCACGCTCTGGGCTTCCATCACGAACAGACCAGGAGCGACCGCGACTCATACGTCAGGATCAACTGGCAGAACATCAACCCGCAGATGGCCTACAACTTCGAAAGGCATGACACCGACAACCTGAACACCCCCTACGACTACAGCTCCATCATGCACTATGGAAGAACAGCCTTCTCCATCCAGTGGGGAAAGGACTCCATGACCCCCATCCCAAACCCCAACGTCCAGATCGGCCAGAGGAGGGGCCTGTCCCGCGGGGACATCGTGAGGATCAACAAGCTCTACCGTTGCTAA